ACCCAGCCATGCCACCAGCCAGGAGCCATcgctgctgggagctgctcgCTAGGAAATGAGACAGTGCTGGATGGCTCAAGGGGTTTGTTTATTGCTACAGGAATGGGAACAGCTGAGTTCAGTAAAGTGACAAACTTCATTGGACCATCGgtggggctccagccccagggaaggtttgtgcctgtgtgcacagctcagccctggcctgTCCTAGGGCTGTGAGCTGTGTTGGGCTGAGGTGGCTCTCCCAGGGGCAGGCCCAGCCTGCCCTCGTGGAGGAAGGAGCCCACGAGTCCTGACACtagtgcctggcacagcacagggcagctgtgcccaggagggaATGAATGTGTGAAAAGAAGATAATCCACTTTGGGGTTGTCTCAAGAATCAATCAGTTAGCCCTCAGGGCTCAGTCTGGGATGTTGGGTAGGACTGTAGGATTGTCCTCAGAGGGAAGACATAGCAAAAGCAGGACACCTCTTCAGGAATACTCCAagaggagccagcctgggcagaggaGCCTGGTGGAACTCATGGTTTACCTTCTTCCTGCAGTAACTTAGctggtgcctgctgctctcccagtccCAGGTTTGTCAGGGCCTGCAAAAGGCCACCCCAGGTGATGAACAACAGCACCTCACCAGGTTGCTCTGCAAACAGCTGGCTGAGTCATGGGGTGGCTCAGTACTTCAGGCCCAAGCCCTGGGTTGGCTGCCTCAGTGATAGTGTCCTGTTATCTGAGAgatctgccagggctgcagccttgagcctgctggtggcagaggaCTTTGCTCTACACCATGCAGTGAGGCAAAGGCCAGAGGCCAAGGAATGCAAAGATTAGGACTGGGACAAGGTGGAGAGGAAAGCTCTCATGCCCATAGCTGCCTCAGCCCACGGACTCCGGTTCTGATGCAGAGATGATGGAGTGCAGACTTTGAGATGGTCTTAAAGAAGGAGTCCAAGCTCTCAGAGTCCAGGCTGACAGCCAGTCCTAGTTCTGCTGGTGCAACTGGATGCTGGGCACCTCTGGCATCACGGCACGCTTCCCTGGCCCAGCGGCACCACCACCTTGtccagccagagcagggtgTGCTGGGCCGAGCGCAGCTGCCGGCGGTGGATGCGGCGCAGCCGCAGGAGGTAGAGGACGATGGCCAGCACCACGACCAGGATGCAGGCAAAGAACAGATAGTGGTTGTAGACGAAAGAGAGGCGCAGCCAGGAGGTGTGTGCTTGCCGGATGCTCTCCTGACGGAGATCCCTGTGGAGAGGAATGTCAGGACTGGCCATGAGATGCAGTGGGGTACCACCAGGCTCCATGCAGAGCCCTCACCCAGTGCAGTtactgctgctcctccccagccatcCTTCCCTGTGTGACACCACCCGGCAGCCCATGTACCTGAGCGGTAGAAATCGCGTCTTGTAGAGGATGGCTCCCAGGGTCCACTGCACCTCCCGGTCATACACCAGTTGGGCTGTGCGCAGGCTGGGGTAGTCCAGTGGGAACTGGAAGCCCTCATGAAGGACTTGGTACATCCAGGCTGATTTGAAGCACTGATACCTGCGGACACAACACACAGGAGCATCAGGCAGACACTAATAACTGCAGCAGTCCCTTACCCCAGCAAAAGGCCCCCAGGAGGTCCAGCCTTGGCACCTCCCAGCAAGTCCATTTACTTCAGCCGGTGCTGGTCAGCGTGCGCCGAGTAGAGGCCACCACGGAAACGCTGAGTCAGTACCTCCCATCGCTGGCTGCAGTACTCCTGGGGGAAGAAGTTGGGGTTCAGAGAAGAGAAACCACCCTCACTCCCAACCCCAGGAGTagcccagctcccctgggctgAGGCAGCACCCACCTGGGCAGCAGAGGTGAAGGTAGGGGCACTGTATTGGCCCCCCAGGCGCAGCACATCCTCGGTGCAGTAGAAGAACTCTGAGAAGCCGTAAAACTCGCTGTTGCTGAAGTCAATGGGTGCTTTGTAGGTCTCCACCAGGGAGGCATGGCTGCCATTGGACCCttccaggaggggctgcagcagctttgcacaGGCCTGCCAGTCCCCTCGCCCCCTGATGTACAGGCTTTGGCCACCCCTGACCACTGTGtcctccagccccacaggcaggcaggggtCCAAGAAGGGCATCTTGGGGCTCAGCCCTGTCTGCTGGTTGTGCAGGCTGAAAAAcagtacaggaaaaaatggCAATTGTACAGGGAGTCCTATACCACCTCCCAAAATCCTAATCTAGCCCTGTCCCACATCCAGATACTCTCTGCACCAGACcagactgtgtcctcttgtaCCCTGCAGAACTagtgcctgccctgccacctcctgctAAGGCTGAACTCACCAGATCTGTCATGCTGGCCTGCAGCTACATGCTCTGAGCACCTGTAGGGTGCAACAAGGCACGGCCCACCCCACCCAGCTCATGGGGATCTGTgcctctgcacagcccctggggatctggaggcaggggctgctcctggcacaggagtACCTGGGCACCAAGCCTCCAACTCTGGCGACAGCTTCATGTAGTGCTCttggaaggaaaggagagacaGGAGACAGGAGAGCTCGAGGTGGGGATGCAATGGAAAGATGTGCTGAGTGAATCggtgctggaggagggaaagtcagagcaggaaaagccaaaaGCCACTAGGAGGGGCCTCCCTGTAGCCTGTCgcaaggagagaaggaggaaggcagggagctgtggcactgATAACACCTGCCAGGCTTcgagaacagcagcagccaagccctctgtgccagcccaggcaccagctgctgccagcgtggctgtgggagctgttATCACCACAGGCAGCTTGCGAGGCAAATCCAAAGGGAAGAGCACAGCATGAAGGAACCAGCACCCCATTTCACAATGCTCAAGTGGGGGCACCACTAGGTGAGGCAGCAATACCGGTTGTGCACATAGGTTTGGTTCAGCACGTGTTCCTCATAGCGCTGCCGGGCAAAATTGCCCCCGAAGCCCAGGAAAGTGTTGACGTAGACACGGTACATGTGGCCAGTGTGCTGCACGTCACAGCCCAGGTTGAACTCTGCCAGAAAACTCTTAGCAGCCTCGTCCTGCTGACACAGATAAGTCCATGATCAGCAGCAgtccagggaaggcaggagctgctctcgGGGACCGGACACGCAcctgctgtggggaggagatGGCTCCGGAGTCGGGCACTTCGTAGGCAATCTGCAGGGAGGCGCCTCCCATGTCAAGGATCCCAACTGTTCGTTTCCGAACCAGGGACTTCCCCTGGTCCCCGAGTGCTACGGTGACCACTGCATCCTCCTCTGCAACCACAGCAGCATGTCAGCAAGAGGCAGGGCCCGGGGCAGCATCTTTTCCCTTCCACCATCaccccactgctgcctcagggGGCTCCTCCCAAGGGTCACCTGCAAGGATCACCTCCCACGTCCAGGAAAGTTTCACACTTATGACAGaagccaggcactgctgcctaCTCCAGACGTTGATCTTAGCTACAGCACTGGTACAAAGTCCAGCATGCTCTGCTTAGAGCCTCCCAGCTCTTCTACAAGCAGCCAGACTCACCATCCTCGTGATCAAACCGTCCCAGGACAAAGTTGATGCCAATCCACGCATAGACACCTGCACAAGACAGAAAAAGTCATTACAACATACCAAAGAGGAACAAGCAGTGCTTTGTGGCAGCTCCTACCTTCCTGCTTCCCTGAGATCACTTCTGCGTGTGATTTGGAGAAGAGGAAATCAAACTCCAGGGGCACATTTGTCACCAAGTCTTCAAGGATTGCAGCTTGCTGCCTGCAAGGGTGCAGGAGAGGGACGAATGCTGATGCTGGTGAAGACACCAGGAATCACCTCACTACAGACCCCGTTCAACCCCACaagttctgctgcagcagccagcatgttttggggaagaaaaatagatCTATTTGTTTGAGATCCTCAGTCAAAAGcatctcctcccagctccctcccagcaaGCTCAAACTATCCTTCTGCATCCCTTGCCACTCGCCCCTAACATGTGccctttcctttttcaattCCCCCCCACAGGATTCTCGATTCTCCCGCAAGGTCCAAGAGCAGGCAGCTGTCTTGCTCCTCCTCGGGGCTGAGGCGTCCCAGCGCATCCCTGGCTCGCCTGACAAGGGCGGCCAACTCACCGCTCGGGCAGCAGCCGCATGCCCGCCGTGCACAGGATGTACAGCGGCGTCTCCTTGTGCTTCCGCGGCGGGACGTGCGCTGCCGCGAACAGCAGCAGAGGCCGCAGGTACGGGGTCGCCTGCTCGGGGGCTGCCGCGGTCACGGAGATGCCTGGCGGGGAAGGCGCCGTCAGTCAGCCCGCCCCGTCCGTGCCGGGGGCTCGGGCTCGGGGCCGGAGAAGGGCAGCACGCACCGGGTTTAATTTTCTTGACGACGGGGCGGCTGCTCCGGTCCCTCATCTGCTTGATGTCCAGCAGGTCGTGGGGGTTCCCGTTGTGCGGGGGCCAGAAGTAGACGAAAACCCGGGACCCGCTGCTCCCGCAGTCCACCACCACCCCGTAATTAAGGGACGAGTCTTCGGTGTCCGTGGCCGTCAGCTCCTCCGCCCGCGCCAGGTACCTGCGGCACGGCGGCACGGCGGCTCAGCACCGGCGGCCGGCCGTGACCCCGCTCCCCGGCAGCCCAGTCCCCGCTCACCTCTCGTCCCGCCGGGAggcgcggggcggcgcggcCCAGCGGCGGGGCACGGCGGCcgccagcagcaggagcagccccaagAGGAGAGCGAGCCCCAGCAGAGCCGGGCGCTGCCGCGGCCCCGGGCACGGTCCCACCGAGCGCCACGACAGGCAGAAAACACCGACCCTAAGGGCAGAGACCACTGGTGAGCACCGGCACCGCGCCAGCCCCGGCCCCGAATTCCCGGCCCGGCCGCACTCACCTGGCCATGTGCGCCCGCTGCCGCCCGCCCGCGCATCGCCGCTGCGGGCACCGCCACCGGCACCGGCGGACACGTCaccggccgccgccgccgccgcgccccgccggaCGGAGCCCCGCCTCCCGCGCCACGGCTGCCAATCGGCTCCGCCCGCCCTGCTGGAACCACGCCCATGCTGCCCGAAGACCAATCGTACTGGGCGGGACGCGCCCCCCCGCGCGCGGGCGGGGGCGGTGCCCGGCTTCGCCCTTGCTCCCGAGTCCGACCTTCGCCGGGAGGCGGTGCGCGCAGGCTTCCAGCCAATCGCGGGCGTCCAAATACACAGCACGCTCCGACGTCCAGAGTGGCGGAGTCGCCCGCCAATGGCGGCTCTTGGGCCCCCGGAGAGGCGGGGCGAGCGGGCCAAAGGTCACGGGCGCGTCCGCCAATGCGCTGCGCGGTAGGGCGGGGCGCGAAGTTGAGACACCCAATGGGCTGCGAGGGCCGGCAGGGCGGGCAGTCCCCGCCGCCAACGGGCAGCGCGCCCGAACGCGCCAGAGGAAGCGGCCGGCCAGTGGCGGCGCCAGAGCCGTGGCGCCGGCGGCCAATTAGCGCGGTGTGCGTGGGCGGTGCGCGGCCTGCCTAGCCAATGGGCGTGCTTCAGGGGCGGGCGGTGGCCGGCGGCGGCCAATGGGGGccggggaggggcggggcggcgcggggcgcggcgggcgcgggtcggggcggcggcggcggctgcggcgcGATGGAGCTAGGGGCGGGAGCGGGGGCGGGCGCGGGCCCCGGCGCGCGGGGCAGCGCGGAGTCGGGCCGcgtcctgctgctgctgatgggcggcggcggcgcgggccggGCTCGGCGGGGCGGCGCGGAGACGGAGGTGGCTCCGGGTCCCGGTCCCGGCCCGGGGGGTCCCGAGCCgcgctccccgcccgcccccgaCTACGAGGCGCTGCCCCAGGGCGCCGCCGTGTCCACGCACATGCTGGCGGGCGCCGTGGCCGGCGTCATGGAGCACTGCGTGATGTACCCCATCGACTGCGTCAAGGTGCCGGCGGCGCGCGGGCGCGGGGAGCGGGGGTGAGGGCCGGGGCGTCACACCGGGAGCCCCGGGCACGGTCTGACGAGACGCACAGCCGGGCCCGCCCTGTTTTGCAGACGCGgatgcagagcctgcagccGGAGCCCGCTGCTCGCTACCGGAACGTGCTGGAGGCCCTGTGGCGCATCGCCCGCACCGAGGGCGTCTGGCGGCCCATGCGCGGCCTGAACATCACCGCCACCGGCGCCGGCCCGGCGCACGCCCTCTACTTCGCCTGCTACGAGAAGTTAAAAAAGACGCTGAGCGACGTTATCCACGCAGGGGGCAATAGCCATGTGGCCAACGGTACCGGCCCCGCCACGCCCGGGTGGGATCGGGGTGGGAGCGGCAGGTTTGGCGGTAGGGAGGTCCCGCCGCGGGGTCGGGGTGCCGTGGATGTCCTAAAGCCCTGTGCTCTCTCCAGCCATGAGCCAGCCGCACGGTGCCGGGCACGGGGAAGCTCCGCTCCGcgcctgccagagctgctgccaggtaTCTGGCCTGAAGCAGGTTAGTGGCCCTGGCTCGGAAGGATACTGGTAGACAGGAGCCGCCTGCAGACAAGCTGGGACTGGCCGTGGCCCCGTGGGTCGGCAGTGCCAGAGCTCGCCCCAGGAGTGCCACATGGTTTTGGAGCCCGTCTCGCCGTGGTGCCCATTACTCATCTCAAGGACGCGCCACAGTAGGGGGAGCATGGGGctgaggggagagcagagcacgTTCCGCCCTTGCCAGGCATgcagccagtgccagagggcTTCTCcgtgggacatggggacactcaCCATGGGCATCCCTGCCAGCTGGTGGCATTGCCCTGTCCCCCAAGGAGTGGGCACAAATGAGTCCTGGTCACCCCATGGGACATGGCAGCCAGTCACAATCTTCTCCCTCTCTATCTCACTCTGGGTGGGAATCCCTGAGGACCAGCCTGCCTTTTGGAAGGGAGATGGAGGCTGCCTTCAGATCTTACCTTTTTCATGGGCCTCCTCCTGTGCCTTGGCAAGGGACTTGGGGCTGTGGTGAAGCCCCAGGGTCCCTCACCTTTGCCCCCCTCACATGTGGCAGTTCTTGTTTTGCAGGTGCAGCCGGGTGTGTAGCAACGTTGCTCCACGATGCAGCCATGAACCCTGCTGAAGGTAATGATGGTCCTGGCCTGCCAGGGAGGGGAGAACCAGGGTCTGCCCAAGCCTCTTGGGTCCCCTCTGTAGCACAAAGAGTGCTCTTGTTCTTGCCTGACTGCAGGGGTTCTCTGGGGGCCCATGGCTTCAGTTAGGGACCCTGGTGTCTGCCTGTTATGGGCAGGGTGGGTAGAAGAGATTAACTCGGGAGCACAGCAAACCATGCTTTAGGAGGAGCTGTGAGGGAGGGCATGGGCCTTTCATCCAGGAGTTTGGCTGGGAACTGTTACCTGGAGCagaagagaaggcagcagagatgTGATTGGCACTGCCAAAGTCATTCCAAGTGTGTGGAAGCTGGGCACTGGTGTATTGAGATCTAGGGAAGAGGTGGTACAGTCATGGGCCTGTGTTCAAGAGGAAGATTAAAAGAGTGGGGTATAAAAACATGCTAGACAAGTTGGGAGAAGGGAGATCTTGTGAAATGTCTGGAAGATGCTGATTTTGATGAGCCTGGTATATATGAAAAAGGTATAGAGAGTTAGTAATTTTACTGAGTCCATGGAAGTggtgggagaaggagaagcaaTGTGGAAAGGCCAGTCATGAAGGTATTTTTCCCTCTGACAGCTGGAGGGCTTGTGATAGTGCAGGCTCCAGCTGATGTGGGCACAGATCCTTCCTCCCCATTGCATGACAGGGACcctgaggagcaggcagctgccagacCATTGTCATGGAGCTTCTCCCTGTCCCACTCTTGGATGTTTGAGGGGGGTTTGGCTCTGAACCTTGCCCACAGTGGTTGCATTTTGGCAGTGGCTGCTAACAGTTCCTGGCTAGTGGGCTCTGCAGTGAGCTGTGGATATTCTGGGCTGCAgtgggggtggcaggggagggacagTCTTATCCAGATCAAGAGCTGTCTGGGAAATAAGAGGCTGGATACTAGGGAGTTCTTCTGACTAAGTGATAGCTCTGCAGCAGTGGATAGGGAAAACACTGGTTGCTCAGGAGCAAGGGTGCATCTGGATTGTAAGCAATGGGATATCAGGATATTCCCTGAGGCTGTGGCATGTGAGTGGCTTCATAGTGGAGATGTCTGTGTGAGAGTGATGCCTCAGCAGATTTAAACAGCTGGTGTCCTGTCTGGAGACACGTGGGCACCAGTGGTTCGAGTTGTCTCTCTTCAGCTCTTACGCCAGTGTCACCAAACTCCAAGCAGTTGGAGGAAGCCTGGCTTTGTGTTTacccttctctctcctcttcccctccgTGCCTGGGTCCTGTCTGCTGCCACCGCCTGTCCCAAGTGGTGAAGCAGAGGATGCAGATGTACAACTCGCCTTACCAGCATGTGATGGACTGTGTACGGGCTGTGTGGCGCAACGAAGGGGCCGGAGCTTTCTACCGCAGCTACACCACCCAGCTCACCATGAACATCCCCTTCCAAGCCATTCACTTCATGACCTATGAGTTCTTGCAAGAGCAGCTCAACCCCCACAGACAGTACAACCCAGGCTCCCACGTGGTCTCTGGAGCCTGCGCGGGGGCCGTCGCTGCTGCCGCCACTACGCCTTTGGACGTTTGCAAAACACTGCTCAACACCCAGGAGTCCCTGGCCTTGAGCTCCAACATCAGTGGACACATCACAGGCATGGCTAATGCCTTCAGGACGGTGTACCAGGTGGGCGGGGTGACCGCCTACTTCAGAGGGGTCCAGGCCAGAGTCATCTTTCAGATGCCCTCGACGGCGATCGCCTGGTCCGTGTACGAGTTCTTCAAATACATCCTTACCAAGCGCCAGGAGGAGCGTCGGGCTGGCAAGTGATGCAGAGCCAAACGCCATTCCAGACCCGTCTCACATCCCCTCCTGGTGTGTCTTCTGACCCCTCTcccttttggtttggtttgtgttgAAGAGAGGGGGCAGCGAAGCCCTCTGGGGTTCAGCGATGCCGTTTTTtgcctgtggctgtggcagccctgctcaggctgcccagcttgctctctgctgggctcctcCGAGATGtcccactgggagctgcagcccaggtcACATGCCCTGGCACTTCAGTGGAGCTGTGCTCCCGACTTCCCTTAACCACAGCATCTCACGCAAaactcagccctgctcagaggggaagGTGAACgtgctgccctgcccctggcagggccaaGCTGAGCTCGCAGTCACCAAGGAGGGGGTGACAGCAGGATGCTGGGGGCTTTGTCTGGCTTTTGGCTGAAGCACAGTGCAAGTCTTGGCCATTGTCTCGTAGCACGCACACGTGATGCTGACTGCCccggtggtggtggtggtagtgGTGGTGGGCGAGGGGAGGATGGCACTTGAGGAGGGAGCCTGTAGGTTTGTTCTTGTTCCTGCTCTTGACACCTCCAATAAAAACAGTTCTGCTCTATCCTCATGTCCCATTCTTGCCTCCAGCAtggcccagctgccagcactgtgccTTTCTGACTGTGCCTGGTGCTGAGCTCTTTTGATGATGCCAGAGCAGTGGAGGGGAGAGCAGTctgggggtggtggtgggagAAGGGGGCCTCTCTGGCCGAGTCACCCTGGCAGCATGCAGGGATGAGGGTGACCCCATCCCCTCTGGCTCATGGTCCATTGCCTGCTGCTGGTGTGAGTTGTGAccctggaggagaagctgaggttTATGTGCCTTGGCAAGGTAGTCCCAAACCCTCAGTCTGACTGGGGGGTCTTCAAAATGCTTCCAAATTGCTCCAAATGGAGATGTTGGCAGGAGGGGTTGTGTGTCAGGAACAGCACAGGAATTTGGTGCTGAGTGAGGCTGGTAGCCTTTGTGCACCTCATATAGGAGATTTGGGGCTTGGCAGAGTTTTTGCCCCATAAGTTTGAGGAATTAGACTAGTTTGATGCTTAATGAGCGTCTCAAAATTGCTCAGAGTGCTAATGTCTTTTCCAATCTAGTGGTAATTAGTagagtaactttttttttaacctgttaGTTGTCTTGATACCAGTTTATTTTAGGGTCCCAGCCAACTGTGGAGCTGTGAACTGAGCACTAAAGTATTGCCTCATTGTGCTGACCTGCCCAGAGCAGATCTCTGGGTTTCTTGAAAAAGGTGCTCATGGGTGATGCCTGAACTCTCCCAGTGCTTTCAGGTGTGGCATGTGTCCCACGGAGGCATGCCCAAAATAATTCCCTGGAGGAAATGCATTCACAGCTGTGGTATGTGCTGCCAGTGGGTATCTGGGTCAgatcagagctgctccaaaggATCTGCTGGCCTGACCTGCCCAGAAGACTGCTGGAGTGGGCTGTGGTGAGGACAGAGGGGATTACCTgtggctggaaaagctgctgggtgAGCAAGGAGGATGTGCTGCCCTCAGTGGCTTTGGCTCCACCACGGCTTGATGAAAGGGACCCCTGCACCACAGGGCTGGGTGCTTGACACGCTGCCcaagctcctgcccagccctgcctctaCCTTTCCCTTACACATCTCTCTTGCCCTGGTTCCTCGAGGTGGTGAGGGAAGCTGAATGACCAGCTGTGGGATTTTTGATAGCTGCCTGAAAGGtctgggtgtccctggcacagagcagccacagccactgctctgcagcctgggtcCTCATGGTTGTGTGCAGAGccatcctctgctccctggcatGGGCTGCAAGCTCCTGGTCCCTGCTTTTTCTGCACAAGCAGAAGGATGAAAAACTCCTTAAAGACACAAAAGCTGCAGAAGATCAGGAAATTTAAGTTTGCCCACTATTTCAGTAGCTGGGACTTTAAGAAATAGTCTGAGTATTGCAAGATTTGGCAGCCCTGCCACTCCTCCACCCAAGAGGGAGAAGCAGAGATGGCTGAGAGAGACCAGAGCAGGATTGGGTTGGAGGGCAGGGCACTAGACAGGAGTTTGCAGAAGATGGCTACAATGGGCTTTGCCAGGACAGgtctgtgcccaggagctgaaagctgttggcagcagagctgcagctttgccTTTAGCCCTCACCATGCACTGGGGCAATGACAAACCCCATGGAGGCAAAGGCATAAACAgactggggctgggggaagatTCACACTATTAAGTCCAtcagcagctggaagaagcTCTATAAATGTCAGTGGATGAAGACATGATTGAAAGTGTCTCTAGGATGTTTTCCAGGAATAACAACCCACAGAAGTGCTGGAGGAGGGAGTAAGACCCCCAGGAACAGGGAGATGATAAGtcagcacagcccagaaatGCTGCTATGTGAGCACTTGGCCTAAAGCATTCCCCTGGCAAGGGCACAGCCTTTCTGCTCTCGGGCGCTGTGCCAGCCtagccagcagcagctgggtgtttcacagggcaggcagcagcagccctgcagggaatgacactgcctgctctgggcttggcactgcagggacagtagggctgctgtggggattCCCAGATATCCCTTGGGCCAGGCCACAATGGACAGGAAAAATGCCATCCTGCTGCCATGTCTGAGCTGAATGCCTGACACAAGCTAAGGCTGGCCGTGgcagtttgctgctgctgcccagctctgccagggtgGGGGTGTTCCCTTGCCAGCCAGACTGGTTCCTCTGGCACCTTTGGCATGATGAGATGCCTGGAGGCAATGGAGTTATTGGCTGgttgggctgtgcctgctgcctttCCAAGGTCTGATAATGCCTCTCAGTGTAGCCACGCTGCTCTGGGTCTGTCCTGTGGCCTCCTAGGTATTTGGCTGTGCTTCGAGTGAGATCTCTCCTCCTACAGCCTCTTCTGAGTAAAGAGACTATTTTTGGCTTTCCAGCAAGGAAGCAAtgctcagcccagcagagtTTTGGAGACAAtcccttttcttttcacctCCCTGCAGGATCCCCAGCCACATCCAGCACGGGCAGGGATTTGCTGCCTTGCCTTCCTGTGTCCAGCTGCCCCTTGAGCCCTGTCCTGGTGTGTTCTGGGTCGGGAGAGCCCCACAGCCTCTGACGAAGCAGACCAATCACCACTGGCCTGGCCTTGCTCCAGGTGACAGGTCCAGGTCTGTGCTATGGCACAAGCCCAAATTATTTCAGgcaggctgaggctgctgtgccaggagcagctcagaagCCCCCAGCTGCCTTCCTGGGGTAACTGGAGACAGCTGCACTCCTGCAGGTtaagggcagagctgggggctgaggGTTCATCTTA
Above is a genomic segment from Serinus canaria isolate serCan28SL12 chromosome 6, serCan2020, whole genome shotgun sequence containing:
- the ENTPD7 gene encoding ectonucleoside triphosphate diphosphohydrolase 7 isoform X2 is translated as MARVGVFCLSWRSVGPCPGPRQRPALLGLALLLGLLLLLAAAVPRRWAAPPRASRRDERYLARAEELTATDTEDSSLNYGVVVDCGSSGSRVFVYFWPPHNGNPHDLLDIKQMRDRSSRPVVKKIKPGISVTAAAPEQATPYLRPLLLFAAAHVPPRKHKETPLYILCTAGMRLLPERQQAAILEDLVTNVPLEFDFLFSKSHAEVISGKQEGVYAWIGINFVLGRFDHEDEEDAVVTVALGDQGKSLVRKRTVGILDMGGASLQIAYEVPDSGAISSPQQDEAAKSFLAEFNLGCDVQHTGHMYRVYVNTFLGFGGNFARQRYEEHVLNQTYVHNRLHNQQTGLSPKMPFLDPCLPVGLEDTVVRGGQSLYIRGRGDWQACAKLLQPLLEGSNGSHASLVETYKAPIDFSNSEFYGFSEFFYCTEDVLRLGGQYSAPTFTSAAQEYCSQRWEVLTQRFRGGLYSAHADQHRLKYQCFKSAWMYQVLHEGFQFPLDYPSLRTAQLVYDREVQWTLGAILYKTRFLPLRDLRQESIRQAHTSWLRLSFVYNHYLFFACILVVVLAIVLYLLRLRRIHRRQLRSAQHTLLWLDKVVVPLGQGSVP
- the ENTPD7 gene encoding ectonucleoside triphosphate diphosphohydrolase 7 isoform X1, yielding MARVGVFCLSWRSVGPCPGPRQRPALLGLALLLGLLLLLAAAVPRRWAAPPRASRRDERYLARAEELTATDTEDSSLNYGVVVDCGSSGSRVFVYFWPPHNGNPHDLLDIKQMRDRSSRPVVKKIKPGISVTAAAPEQATPYLRPLLLFAAAHVPPRKHKETPLYILCTAGMRLLPERQQAAILEDLVTNVPLEFDFLFSKSHAEVISGKQEGVYAWIGINFVLGRFDHEDEEDAVVTVALGDQGKSLVRKRTVGILDMGGASLQIAYEVPDSGAISSPQQQDEAAKSFLAEFNLGCDVQHTGHMYRVYVNTFLGFGGNFARQRYEEHVLNQTYVHNRLHNQQTGLSPKMPFLDPCLPVGLEDTVVRGGQSLYIRGRGDWQACAKLLQPLLEGSNGSHASLVETYKAPIDFSNSEFYGFSEFFYCTEDVLRLGGQYSAPTFTSAAQEYCSQRWEVLTQRFRGGLYSAHADQHRLKYQCFKSAWMYQVLHEGFQFPLDYPSLRTAQLVYDREVQWTLGAILYKTRFLPLRDLRQESIRQAHTSWLRLSFVYNHYLFFACILVVVLAIVLYLLRLRRIHRRQLRSAQHTLLWLDKVVVPLGQGSVP
- the SLC25A28 gene encoding mitoferrin-2 gives rise to the protein MELGAGAGAGAGPGARGSAESGRVLLLLMGGGGAGRARRGGAETEVAPGPGPGPGGPEPRSPPAPDYEALPQGAAVSTHMLAGAVAGVMEHCVMYPIDCVKTRMQSLQPEPAARYRNVLEALWRIARTEGVWRPMRGLNITATGAGPAHALYFACYEKLKKTLSDVIHAGGNSHVANGAAGCVATLLHDAAMNPAEVVKQRMQMYNSPYQHVMDCVRAVWRNEGAGAFYRSYTTQLTMNIPFQAIHFMTYEFLQEQLNPHRQYNPGSHVVSGACAGAVAAAATTPLDVCKTLLNTQESLALSSNISGHITGMANAFRTVYQVGGVTAYFRGVQARVIFQMPSTAIAWSVYEFFKYILTKRQEERRAGK